One Dama dama isolate Ldn47 chromosome 16, ASM3311817v1, whole genome shotgun sequence DNA window includes the following coding sequences:
- the LOC133071416 gene encoding small ribosomal subunit protein bS18m-like yields MAALVALCSGLGKRKFTRFPAAFVCLTNPGTRAVLWRSCSQYEQVTSNEDLPIPMENPYKEPLKKCILCEKRVDYKNVQLLFQFISPFTGCIYGRHITGLCGKKQKEITKAIKRAQILGFMPVTYKDPAYLKDPKVCNIKYRE; encoded by the coding sequence ATGGCTGCTCTGGTAGCTCTCTGCAGTGGGCTAGGGAAGAGAAAGTTTACGCGTTTCCCAGCGGCTTTTGTCTGCCTCACAAATCCCGGGACTCGTGCAGTGCTGTGGAGAAGTTGTTCACAATATGAACAGGTAACCAGCAATGAGGACCTGCCTATTCCAATGGAAAATCCTTATAAGGAGCCTCTGAAAAAATGTATCTTGTGTGAAAAACGTGTAGATTATAAGAATGTACAGCTTTTATTCCAGTTTATTTCTCCATTTACTGGATGCATTTATGGAAGGCACATAACAGGTCTTTGtgggaagaaacaaaaagaaatcacaaaagcaATTAAGAGAGCTCAAATATTGGGGTTTATGCCAGTTACATACAAGGATCCTGCCTATCTCAAAGACCCTAAAGTTTGTAACATCAAATATAGGGAGTAA